Proteins co-encoded in one Gehongia tenuis genomic window:
- a CDS encoding DUF362 domain-containing protein, with product MKTAVVSCDNYERNTVEAALEEGLAYVGGIEQYIRPGMRVLIKPNLVIAKKPETCATTHPSVVAAVARRVKAAGAEPIIGDSAGGPFNEAWMKHVYASSGMLEVEKETGVPLNRDYSTVDRFNESAELLKKVTLWKTLAEADAVITVGKLKSHGLTGYCGAVKNLFGSIPGTLKIEYHYRMEGLQEFSKMLVELCEYVHPVLSIIDGVWGMEGEGPTGGDPRKIGQIIVSDNPHAADVAGSALIGLQPAEMCTIKRAVEKGLITGRLEDIGLNRPIGGLVVKDFKTLPIRDNRMLNRNMPKFVEVFLGPFFRPKPIFLHDKCVGCGICRNSCPAKAIVIREGRPYADMEKCIRCFCCQELCPKVAVKVKRPLFSRILK from the coding sequence ATGAAAACCGCGGTGGTATCCTGCGATAATTATGAAAGAAATACGGTGGAGGCCGCCCTCGAGGAAGGCCTTGCCTATGTGGGCGGCATCGAGCAGTACATCCGGCCCGGCATGCGGGTTTTAATCAAGCCCAACCTGGTCATCGCCAAAAAGCCGGAAACCTGCGCCACCACCCATCCGTCGGTGGTGGCGGCGGTGGCGCGGAGGGTGAAGGCGGCGGGGGCTGAGCCCATCATCGGGGACAGCGCCGGCGGCCCCTTCAACGAGGCCTGGATGAAGCATGTGTACGCCAGCTCCGGCATGCTGGAGGTGGAGAAGGAGACCGGCGTGCCCCTCAACCGGGACTACAGCACGGTGGACCGCTTCAATGAATCGGCGGAGCTTTTGAAGAAGGTGACCCTTTGGAAGACGCTGGCCGAGGCCGATGCGGTGATCACCGTGGGCAAGCTCAAGAGCCATGGGCTTACCGGCTACTGCGGCGCGGTGAAGAATCTGTTCGGGTCCATTCCCGGCACCCTCAAGATCGAGTACCACTACCGCATGGAGGGCCTTCAGGAGTTCTCCAAGATGCTGGTGGAGCTTTGCGAATACGTGCATCCGGTGCTGTCCATCATCGACGGCGTGTGGGGCATGGAGGGGGAGGGACCCACCGGCGGCGATCCGAGGAAGATCGGCCAGATCATCGTCTCGGACAATCCCCACGCTGCGGATGTGGCGGGCTCGGCTCTCATCGGCCTTCAGCCCGCCGAGATGTGCACCATCAAGCGGGCGGTGGAGAAGGGGCTTATCACCGGCAGACTGGAGGACATCGGGCTCAACCGGCCCATCGGCGGTCTGGTGGTGAAGGATTTCAAGACCCTGCCCATCCGGGACAACCGCATGCTGAACCGAAACATGCCAAAGTTCGTGGAGGTCTTCCTGGGGCCCTTCTTCCGCCCGAAGCCCATCTTCCTTCACGACAAGTGCGTGGGCTGCGGCATCTGCAGGAATTCCTGCCCGGCCAAGGCCATCGTCATCCGGGAGGGCAGACCCTACGCCGATATGGAAAAGTGCATCCGCTGCTTCTGCTGCCAGGAGCTCTGCCCCAAGGTGGCGGTGAAGGTGAAGCGGCCCCTCTTTTCCCGCATTTTGAAATGA
- a CDS encoding MFS transporter, which translates to MRKPFFPALFHWLYEVVFGPLEPGMDREHKRWLDFFILESSAGTVGYTMTTGVFMTGYALYLGASDYLAGLIASVPMLMNGFQLLGAALCEKSKHKKGLLQGLLLAYRVPLGCTIFIPLLFPRSWWVPVFVGMYLLGFLCSALFQPGYNAWIVALTSPRTRGTFYAHREAAYQAVGMIFGMVVGVVVDALGQGYGAFFVPYCLCLVFCLVNYLFIRPIRYPEPTAPAAEPGEAEKRREKIGTLQRVKRNPRVLQFAAIWILWNGGYWMAFAYFSVFMVSTLGLSYSFMNIINVVQMGSLVVAVRYWGRFGDHQGWVKSLTFTCMIIIVGFAVRGVVAPSMTWLLIPISIVAGAGMGGINVGTLNMIAYLAHPEDQSFCYALHTGVAGLAGFLGSVAGGSLTDLFANVYIGPFSGIHLMFFVSGLVMLSALIVFRVWSRRVPKPA; encoded by the coding sequence TTGAGAAAGCCTTTTTTTCCGGCCCTGTTTCACTGGCTGTACGAAGTGGTTTTCGGGCCGCTGGAGCCGGGGATGGACAGGGAACACAAGCGGTGGCTGGACTTCTTTATTCTGGAATCCAGCGCCGGAACGGTGGGCTATACCATGACCACCGGCGTTTTCATGACGGGATACGCGCTGTATCTCGGCGCGTCCGACTACCTGGCCGGGCTGATCGCCTCGGTGCCCATGCTGATGAACGGGTTTCAGCTGCTGGGCGCTGCCCTGTGTGAGAAATCAAAGCATAAGAAGGGTCTGCTTCAGGGACTTCTGCTCGCCTACCGGGTGCCCCTGGGCTGCACCATCTTCATTCCCCTGCTTTTCCCCAGGAGCTGGTGGGTGCCGGTGTTTGTGGGCATGTACCTGCTGGGCTTTCTGTGCTCCGCCCTCTTTCAGCCGGGCTACAATGCCTGGATTGTGGCGCTCACCTCGCCCCGCACCCGGGGCACCTTCTATGCCCATCGGGAGGCGGCCTACCAGGCGGTGGGCATGATCTTCGGCATGGTGGTGGGCGTGGTGGTGGACGCCCTTGGGCAGGGCTACGGCGCCTTCTTCGTGCCCTACTGCCTTTGCCTGGTGTTTTGTCTGGTCAACTATCTGTTCATCCGGCCCATCCGCTACCCCGAACCTACGGCGCCGGCGGCTGAGCCCGGGGAGGCGGAAAAGCGGCGGGAGAAGATCGGCACCCTCCAGCGGGTGAAGCGCAACCCCAGGGTGCTGCAGTTTGCCGCCATCTGGATCCTCTGGAACGGCGGCTATTGGATGGCCTTCGCCTATTTCAGCGTGTTTATGGTGAGCACCCTCGGCCTGTCCTACAGCTTCATGAACATCATCAACGTGGTGCAGATGGGAAGCCTGGTGGTGGCGGTGCGCTACTGGGGCCGCTTCGGCGACCATCAGGGCTGGGTCAAAAGCCTCACCTTCACCTGCATGATCATCATTGTGGGTTTTGCCGTCCGCGGCGTGGTGGCGCCATCCATGACCTGGCTGCTCATCCCCATCTCCATTGTGGCGGGCGCGGGTATGGGCGGCATCAACGTGGGCACGCTCAACATGATCGCCTACCTGGCCCATCCAGAGGACCAGAGCTTCTGCTATGCCCTGCATACGGGCGTGGCGGGCCTTGCGGGTTTTTTGGGATCGGTGGCGGGCGGATCCCTGACGGATCTTTTTGCGAACGTCTATATCGGCCCCTTTTCAGGCATCCATCTCATGTTCTTCGTGTCCGGCCTGGTGATGCTCTCGGCCCTCATCGTGTTCCGCGTGTGGTCGAGGCGTGTTCCGAAGCCCGCTTAA
- a CDS encoding rhomboid family intramembrane serine protease: protein MSGYDNFHPDDSVVVVQEADGTQHVRKKRHWNTGKPVVTQVIIGANLVMFLLEMLLSGFTLFSGVSTSVLIELGAKANWLIADGELWRLFTCTFLHAGFTHILFNMWGLWIWGRYAEVLYGKVRYAIIYVFSGLMGSLLSFWLSPAVSIGASGALFGVLGALCYIGISDRQMFRRLLGPQLFIIIGINLFYGFTSGGVDNFGHLGGLIGGFAAAAALGLYKERWFSVKRVLAVIAAVVLFFGSFALGMNANRDDDRYLTYRVAEAQKQKDYQQMVDLGRDALTRNGDNVDAYKAIAYGATNLHDYDTAVSAAKSWIALKEEGDAYYVMAVCYYNSGSFKDAAVALEKGLTLSPRDGDMLELYEKVQRMLKNDGGTRT from the coding sequence GTGAGCGGCTACGACAACTTTCATCCCGACGATTCGGTGGTGGTGGTTCAGGAGGCGGACGGCACTCAGCACGTGCGGAAAAAACGGCACTGGAACACCGGCAAGCCCGTGGTGACCCAGGTCATCATCGGGGCGAATCTCGTCATGTTTCTCCTCGAAATGCTGCTGAGCGGGTTCACACTCTTTTCCGGGGTGAGCACAAGCGTCTTGATCGAGCTTGGCGCGAAGGCCAACTGGCTGATCGCGGACGGCGAGCTGTGGCGGCTTTTCACCTGCACCTTCCTTCACGCCGGGTTCACCCACATTCTTTTCAACATGTGGGGTCTGTGGATCTGGGGCCGGTATGCGGAGGTGCTTTATGGCAAGGTCCGCTATGCCATCATCTATGTCTTCAGCGGGCTCATGGGCAGCCTGCTCAGCTTCTGGCTGAGCCCGGCCGTATCCATCGGCGCCTCCGGCGCGCTGTTCGGCGTTCTCGGCGCCCTTTGCTACATCGGGATCAGCGACCGGCAGATGTTCCGCCGGCTTTTGGGCCCCCAGCTTTTCATCATCATCGGCATCAACCTTTTCTATGGGTTCACCAGCGGCGGCGTGGATAACTTCGGCCATCTGGGCGGGCTCATCGGCGGGTTCGCTGCGGCTGCGGCCCTTGGCCTGTACAAGGAGCGCTGGTTCAGCGTGAAGCGGGTGCTGGCCGTGATCGCGGCGGTTGTGCTTTTTTTCGGTTCCTTCGCCCTTGGCATGAACGCCAACCGGGACGACGACCGCTACCTGACCTACCGGGTGGCGGAGGCGCAGAAGCAGAAGGATTATCAGCAGATGGTGGACCTGGGCCGGGACGCTCTGACCCGGAACGGGGACAACGTGGACGCTTACAAGGCCATCGCCTACGGCGCCACCAACCTGCATGACTACGACACGGCGGTGTCGGCGGCAAAAAGCTGGATCGCTTTGAAGGAGGAGGGCGACGCCTACTACGTGATGGCGGTGTGCTACTACAACTCCGGCAGCTTCAAGGACGCGGCGGTGGCCCTCGAAAAGGGACTCACCCTCTCGCCCCGGGACGGGGATATGCTTGAACTCTACGAGAAGGTACAGAGGATGCTCAAAAATGATGGTGGCACGCGCACCTGA
- a CDS encoding Cof-type HAD-IIB family hydrolase, whose translation MPKVDLICLDLDGTLMNGLTVSRANHEALEEAQRAGIRVAIVTGRPYVFARELMRSKGLTVTVMAANGAHSVDMETGERLILRRMAPDAARRLIRYAGEHDILIHVFTSKGFAASAEDGAILQYRNVNRGLPPQERMEVVVADHRTILENYGDDALKVTLMEDDPEKLARLQRELAGDDAQGERSWHNMLEFMGRGMCKGWAVRELARKLSIPMDRVMAAGDHENDLTMIEAAGVSVAMGNAIDSVKAAARHTTLTCLEDGVAYAIRRWAL comes from the coding sequence ATGCCAAAAGTGGATCTGATCTGCCTGGATTTGGACGGCACGCTGATGAACGGCCTTACGGTGTCAAGAGCGAACCATGAAGCGCTGGAGGAGGCCCAGCGGGCGGGAATCCGCGTGGCGATCGTCACCGGCCGGCCTTACGTCTTTGCCCGGGAGCTGATGCGCTCCAAGGGACTGACGGTGACGGTGATGGCGGCCAACGGCGCCCACAGCGTGGACATGGAAACGGGGGAGCGGCTGATCCTTCGGCGCATGGCGCCGGATGCCGCCCGGCGGCTCATCCGCTACGCCGGAGAGCACGATATCCTGATCCATGTGTTCACCTCCAAGGGCTTTGCCGCAAGTGCCGAGGACGGCGCCATCCTGCAGTACCGAAATGTGAACCGGGGCCTGCCGCCGCAGGAGCGGATGGAGGTGGTGGTCGCCGACCACCGGACCATTCTGGAAAACTACGGGGACGACGCGCTCAAGGTGACGCTGATGGAGGACGATCCGGAAAAACTGGCCCGGCTCCAGCGGGAGCTGGCCGGCGATGACGCGCAGGGCGAGCGGTCCTGGCACAACATGCTGGAGTTCATGGGCAGGGGCATGTGCAAGGGCTGGGCGGTGCGGGAGCTGGCCCGCAAGCTTTCCATTCCCATGGACCGGGTCATGGCCGCGGGCGACCATGAGAACGATCTGACCATGATCGAGGCCGCGGGAGTATCCGTGGCCATGGGCAACGCCATCGATTCGGTGAAGGCGGCAGCCCGGCACACCACACTAACCTGCCTGGAGGACGGCGTGGCCTACGCCATCCGCCGCTGGGCGCTGTAA
- a CDS encoding aminotransferase class I/II-fold pyridoxal phosphate-dependent enzyme: MNYDKLIAPHVAAVPPSGIRKFFDIVSTMKDAISLGVGEPDFTTPWNICEAAIYAIEKGVTHYSSNWGTLELRQAIAEYLTDRCDVHYDPRDEIMVTVGASEGIDLALRAILSPGDEVLVPDPGYVSYVPGVLFAHGVPVSVPTRPEVDFRLTPEDLKGRITPKTKALILPYPNNPTGAIMAREDLEAIAEVLKGTDILVLSDEIYSELTYGQKHVSFASIEGMKERTILLNGFSKAFAMTGWRLGYLCAPRELAAAIVKIHQYTILCAPVAGQAAAAEALKSAKMTDYRDVKKMLRTYDYRRRMLLKAFREMGLPCFEPKGAFYMFPNITSTGMDSETFCEELLRQQKVAVVPGTAFGESGEGFVRCSYATATEDIQEAIRRIGEFVKSHRR; this comes from the coding sequence GTGAACTACGATAAGCTGATTGCGCCCCATGTGGCGGCGGTGCCGCCCTCGGGTATCCGGAAATTCTTTGATATTGTGAGCACCATGAAGGACGCCATCTCCCTCGGTGTGGGCGAGCCGGACTTCACCACCCCCTGGAATATCTGCGAGGCGGCGATCTATGCCATCGAGAAGGGCGTCACCCATTATTCGTCCAACTGGGGCACGCTGGAGCTCCGGCAGGCCATCGCGGAATATTTGACGGACCGCTGCGACGTTCATTACGATCCCAGGGACGAGATCATGGTCACCGTGGGCGCCAGCGAGGGCATTGATCTGGCCCTTCGGGCCATTCTCTCCCCGGGCGATGAGGTGCTGGTGCCCGACCCCGGGTACGTTTCCTACGTGCCGGGCGTCCTTTTTGCCCACGGCGTGCCCGTATCGGTGCCCACCCGGCCGGAGGTGGACTTCCGGCTCACCCCGGAGGACCTCAAGGGACGCATCACGCCAAAGACCAAGGCGCTCATCCTGCCCTACCCCAACAATCCCACCGGCGCCATCATGGCGCGGGAGGATCTTGAGGCCATCGCCGAGGTGCTGAAGGGCACGGATATTCTGGTGCTGTCCGATGAGATCTACAGCGAACTCACCTATGGCCAGAAGCATGTGAGCTTCGCGTCCATCGAGGGTATGAAGGAGCGGACCATCCTGCTGAACGGCTTCTCCAAGGCCTTCGCCATGACCGGCTGGCGCCTCGGGTACCTCTGCGCGCCCCGGGAGCTGGCGGCGGCCATCGTGAAGATCCATCAGTACACCATCCTGTGCGCGCCGGTGGCGGGCCAGGCGGCGGCCGCGGAGGCCCTCAAAAGTGCGAAAATGACCGATTACCGGGATGTGAAGAAGATGCTGCGGACCTACGACTACCGCCGGCGCATGCTTCTTAAGGCCTTCCGGGAGATGGGGCTGCCCTGCTTCGAGCCGAAGGGCGCCTTCTATATGTTCCCGAACATCACCAGCACCGGCATGGATTCGGAGACCTTCTGCGAGGAGCTCCTGAGGCAGCAGAAGGTGGCGGTGGTGCCGGGCACGGCCTTTGGCGAGAGCGGCGAGGGCTTTGTGCGCTGCTCCTATGCCACGGCCACCGAGGACATTCAGGAGGCCATCCGGCGCATCGGCGAATTTGTGAAATCCCATAGGAGGTAA
- a CDS encoding lipid II:glycine glycyltransferase FemX — protein MPILDQNPQNIARYAAFVRGCPNAHAMQDPDWCRLKAGWKRECVYIEEEGGIIAALTLLIRPMGPFSLAYGPRGPVCDPRDVRLLKRLAAEAQPVLRRHRAFALRIDPLAGWDPEYEAALRQAGFRVRGRGRDLHSLIQARYHMKLPLQPTLEATTAGYSSKTRYNIRLAARKGVAVSFGRTELMLKEFYALYEVTCVRDRMSRRPYAYFSTMAEIFGDRLRVFVARCQGEPLSASVAILYGKSVWYLYGGSANEKRNLMAGYALQQAMIGWAVEAGCAYYDFGGILAPDRSDGLYRFKEGFTGRAGLWELIGEADLVRSPLLYLVFTKAAPALRRLSAKIHRGR, from the coding sequence GTGCCCATTTTGGACCAAAATCCGCAGAATATTGCCCGCTATGCCGCCTTCGTCCGCGGCTGTCCGAACGCCCACGCCATGCAGGACCCGGACTGGTGCCGGCTCAAGGCGGGCTGGAAACGGGAATGCGTCTACATCGAGGAGGAGGGCGGGATCATCGCCGCCCTCACCCTCCTCATTCGGCCCATGGGCCCCTTTTCCCTCGCATACGGGCCCCGGGGCCCGGTGTGCGATCCCCGGGACGTCCGTCTGCTGAAGCGTCTTGCGGCGGAGGCCCAGCCCGTGCTGCGCCGCCACCGGGCCTTCGCCCTTCGTATCGACCCCCTCGCCGGCTGGGACCCCGAATATGAAGCGGCCCTCCGTCAGGCCGGTTTCCGGGTGCGGGGCCGGGGCCGGGACCTCCACAGCCTCATTCAGGCCCGCTATCATATGAAGCTGCCCCTTCAGCCCACCCTGGAGGCGACCACCGCCGGCTATTCTTCCAAGACCCGATACAACATCCGGCTGGCGGCGCGCAAGGGCGTTGCCGTCAGCTTCGGCCGCACCGAACTCATGCTCAAGGAGTTCTACGCCCTCTACGAGGTCACCTGCGTGCGGGACCGGATGAGCCGCCGCCCCTACGCCTATTTCAGCACCATGGCGGAGATCTTCGGCGACCGCCTCCGCGTCTTCGTAGCCCGCTGTCAGGGCGAACCCCTGTCCGCTTCGGTGGCCATCCTCTACGGCAAAAGCGTGTGGTACCTTTACGGCGGCAGCGCGAACGAGAAACGCAACCTCATGGCCGGCTATGCCCTGCAGCAGGCGATGATCGGCTGGGCGGTGGAAGCGGGCTGCGCATACTACGACTTTGGCGGCATCCTGGCCCCGGACCGGAGCGACGGCCTCTACCGGTTCAAGGAGGGCTTCACCGGCAGGGCGGGGCTTTGGGAGCTCATCGGGGAGGCGGACCTGGTCCGCTCCCCCCTCCTCTACCTTGTTTTCACCAAGGCCGCGCCCGCCCTCCGGCGGCTCTCCGCAAAAATTCACCGGGGCCGTTGA
- a CDS encoding MFS transporter, producing the protein MKGLVPALFHRMHEAVLGPMEPGMDPRRVKSHSHFILEASVGQITYTLTTGVFMTGFALYLGASDNLTGIIASIPMLMNVLQVAAALLMERVKHKKRVINLLNLAYRSIMSLAIFIPLLLPERWWVPAFVAMNVLGFLFCSVLSPSFNDWMMGLTLPRVRGRFFARREASFQAAGMAASLIMGVVVDVFHKTYAAFLIPYLVAFACGILDYVFISGIEEPAETKRPDSPKRSMKERLMRNVQLFEFAGIWVLWYFGYWMAFAYFSVFMVSTLGLSYSFMTVQNTVQVLSLVLTIGLWGRYASRRGWPKCLLFTCVMVILGFFTRGFVTRELYLLLLPIGVITGVGFAGMNIAATNMVALLCDPEDRSLCFGMHAALGGLAGFLGSLAGGALNEGLAAVSIGPFSGIHLTFFIAGIVMAGSMAVFALWSRRIAPREIE; encoded by the coding sequence ATGAAGGGTTTGGTTCCGGCGCTTTTTCATCGGATGCACGAGGCGGTGCTGGGGCCCATGGAGCCGGGGATGGATCCGCGGCGGGTGAAGAGCCACAGCCATTTTATCCTGGAGGCCAGCGTGGGGCAGATCACCTACACGCTCACCACCGGCGTATTCATGACGGGCTTTGCCCTGTACCTCGGGGCCAGTGACAACCTCACCGGCATCATCGCTTCCATCCCCATGCTGATGAATGTGCTGCAGGTGGCGGCCGCCCTTCTCATGGAGCGGGTGAAGCACAAGAAGCGGGTCATCAATCTCCTCAATCTGGCCTACCGTTCCATCATGTCTTTGGCCATCTTCATCCCTCTGCTGCTGCCCGAGCGGTGGTGGGTGCCGGCCTTTGTGGCCATGAACGTGCTGGGATTTCTGTTCTGCTCCGTGCTTTCGCCCTCCTTCAACGATTGGATGATGGGGCTCACCCTGCCCCGGGTGCGGGGCCGGTTCTTTGCCCGCCGGGAGGCCTCGTTTCAGGCGGCGGGCATGGCGGCGTCCCTCATCATGGGCGTGGTGGTGGACGTCTTCCATAAGACCTATGCCGCCTTTCTCATCCCTTACCTCGTGGCTTTCGCGTGCGGCATCCTGGACTATGTTTTCATCAGCGGCATCGAGGAGCCGGCGGAGACGAAAAGGCCGGACAGCCCGAAGCGCAGCATGAAGGAGCGGCTGATGCGGAACGTGCAGCTCTTTGAGTTTGCGGGCATCTGGGTGCTGTGGTACTTCGGGTATTGGATGGCCTTCGCCTATTTCAGCGTGTTCATGGTGAGCACCCTGGGGCTGTCCTACAGCTTCATGACGGTGCAGAACACCGTGCAGGTCCTCTCCCTCGTGCTCACCATCGGCCTTTGGGGCCGTTATGCCAGCCGCAGGGGCTGGCCGAAGTGCCTGCTGTTCACCTGCGTGATGGTCATTTTGGGCTTCTTCACCCGGGGATTTGTGACCCGGGAGCTGTATTTGCTGCTGCTGCCCATCGGCGTGATCACCGGTGTGGGCTTTGCGGGCATGAACATCGCCGCCACCAACATGGTGGCCCTGCTCTGCGATCCCGAGGACCGGAGCCTGTGCTTTGGAATGCATGCGGCCCTGGGCGGCCTCGCGGGCTTCCTGGGCTCCCTGGCCGGCGGCGCCCTGAACGAGGGCCTTGCCGCCGTCAGTATCGGGCCCTTCTCCGGCATCCATCTCACCTTCTTCATCGCCGGCATCGTCATGGCCGGTTCCATGGCGGTCTTCGCTCTGTGGTCCCGCCGCATCGCGCCCCGGGAAATCGAATAA
- a CDS encoding MFS transporter, translating to MSEWRQRAKDIFFGPKEPGITDERKRSFNFFILEACTGTISYTMTTGVFMTGLALYLGASDYLAGILASVQMLMNSVQIPAAFVVERVKHKKRYLSITYFMFRVMLSSSILIPLILPKSLWVPAFVTLNVLGFLSNSLGQPGFNDWMFDLVPLSIRGVFAARREARCQLLSVIFSLTMGVVVDALGQGYGAFAVPYSIAICVGLVNFWCIRQIETPPKEAENFQPPKVPFRKRLMGNRPVLQFSAIWILWNFGYMMAFSYFSVFMISSLGLSYSFMTVQNTVQMLSLVIAIRFWGRYADRAGWPKCLRMACLVIIAAFVARAFVVPSVSFLLIPIAILTGIGMGGTNIGPLNMVSYLGRSEERSFLIGLQAGVSGLSGFLGSLVGGGLNEAFRGVQVGPFTGLHITFLASGAVMAAAWIVFSFWARSKGVRALGAPGRVMEG from the coding sequence ATGAGTGAGTGGCGGCAGCGGGCCAAGGATATCTTCTTTGGCCCAAAGGAACCGGGCATCACGGACGAGAGAAAGAGAAGTTTCAACTTTTTCATCCTGGAGGCATGCACGGGCACCATTTCCTACACCATGACCACTGGCGTTTTCATGACCGGGCTCGCTTTGTATCTCGGGGCGTCCGACTACCTGGCGGGCATCCTGGCCTCGGTGCAGATGCTGATGAACAGCGTGCAGATCCCCGCCGCCTTCGTGGTGGAGCGGGTGAAGCACAAGAAGCGTTACCTCTCCATCACCTATTTTATGTTCCGGGTCATGCTTTCCTCCTCGATTCTCATTCCCCTCATCCTGCCAAAGAGTTTGTGGGTCCCGGCCTTCGTGACGCTGAACGTGCTGGGATTTCTCTCGAACTCCCTGGGCCAGCCGGGCTTCAATGACTGGATGTTCGATCTGGTGCCGCTGTCCATCCGGGGCGTTTTCGCCGCCCGAAGGGAGGCGCGCTGCCAGCTTCTCAGCGTGATCTTCAGCCTCACCATGGGCGTGGTGGTGGACGCGCTGGGCCAGGGCTACGGCGCTTTTGCCGTGCCCTACAGCATCGCTATTTGTGTGGGGCTCGTCAATTTTTGGTGTATCCGCCAAATCGAGACGCCGCCCAAAGAAGCTGAGAACTTCCAGCCGCCCAAGGTGCCCTTCCGAAAGCGGCTGATGGGCAACCGTCCGGTTTTGCAGTTCTCGGCCATCTGGATTCTGTGGAATTTCGGCTACATGATGGCCTTCTCCTATTTCAGCGTGTTCATGATCAGCAGCCTCGGGCTGTCCTACAGCTTCATGACGGTGCAAAACACCGTGCAGATGCTCTCGCTGGTGATTGCGATCCGTTTCTGGGGACGGTACGCGGACCGTGCCGGATGGCCGAAGTGCCTTCGCATGGCTTGTCTGGTCATCATCGCGGCCTTCGTGGCCCGGGCCTTCGTGGTGCCCTCCGTATCCTTTCTGCTCATTCCCATCGCCATCCTCACGGGGATCGGCATGGGCGGCACCAACATCGGGCCGCTCAATATGGTTTCCTACCTCGGCCGCTCGGAGGAGCGCAGCTTTCTCATCGGCCTGCAGGCGGGGGTTTCCGGCCTGTCCGGTTTCCTGGGCTCCCTGGTGGGCGGAGGGCTCAACGAGGCCTTCCGCGGCGTGCAGGTGGGTCCCTTCACCGGGCTGCACATCACCTTTCTCGCTTCGGGCGCGGTGATGGCGGCGGCCTGGATCGTGTTCAGCTTTTGGGCGAGATCGAAGGGCGTTCGGGCGCTCGGCGCGCCCGGCCGGGTGATGGAGGGATAG
- a CDS encoding C1 family peptidase — MKNAKPVTPEMLQGFEKRYRENPVLQAMTRALDRNAIESIACVGEARRRTQYKFSIDIPTMKVTSQNKSGRCWIFAGLNVLRERVGKKCNIEMFELSQNYIAFWDKFEKINYFLESVIDLADRPLDDRLVMWVLQTGIQDGGQWDMLVSLIKKYGLMPKDAMAETFQSGCTMRMNDLINTKLAQDAKRLRELYADGADSERLTAEKTVMLAEFYGMLSAAFGEPPKTFDFEYVDRDKNYHIDRNLTAQAFYEKYVGDDLDEYVSVINAPTQDKPYHAAYTVDYLGNVLGGKEIRYLNVEMNLLKELIVRQLSDGEVVWFGSDVGKYGDRDSGVWDDKAYDYSAAFQMSFDLDKETSLDYRRSAMTHAMVITGVNLDEAGKPTKWKIENSWADEHGDKGYYLMSDSWFDLYVYQAVIHKKYLSETLLTEWESEPVHLNPWDPMGSLAR, encoded by the coding sequence ATGAAAAACGCCAAACCCGTGACCCCTGAAATGCTGCAGGGCTTTGAAAAACGCTACCGGGAGAACCCGGTTCTTCAGGCCATGACCCGTGCCCTCGACCGCAACGCCATCGAGAGCATTGCCTGCGTCGGGGAGGCCCGCCGGAGGACCCAGTACAAGTTCTCCATCGACATTCCCACCATGAAGGTGACCAGCCAGAACAAGAGCGGACGCTGCTGGATCTTTGCCGGACTCAACGTGCTCCGGGAAAGGGTGGGCAAAAAGTGCAACATCGAGATGTTCGAGCTCTCCCAGAACTACATCGCCTTTTGGGATAAATTCGAGAAGATCAACTATTTCCTCGAGTCGGTGATCGATCTTGCGGACCGTCCGCTGGATGACCGGCTGGTGATGTGGGTGCTGCAAACGGGCATCCAGGACGGCGGCCAGTGGGATATGCTGGTCAGCCTCATTAAGAAGTACGGCCTCATGCCGAAGGACGCCATGGCCGAGACCTTCCAAAGCGGCTGCACCATGCGGATGAACGATCTTATCAACACCAAGCTGGCCCAGGACGCGAAGCGCCTTCGGGAGCTTTATGCGGACGGTGCGGACAGCGAGCGGCTCACGGCGGAAAAGACGGTCATGCTGGCCGAATTCTACGGCATGCTTTCGGCGGCCTTCGGCGAGCCTCCGAAAACCTTCGACTTTGAATACGTGGACCGGGACAAGAACTATCACATCGACCGGAACCTCACGGCTCAGGCGTTCTACGAAAAGTACGTGGGCGACGACCTGGACGAATACGTGAGCGTCATCAACGCGCCCACCCAGGATAAGCCCTACCACGCCGCCTACACGGTGGATTATCTCGGCAATGTCCTCGGCGGCAAGGAAATCCGCTACCTCAACGTGGAGATGAACCTTTTGAAGGAGCTCATCGTAAGGCAGCTCTCGGACGGCGAGGTGGTCTGGTTCGGCAGCGACGTGGGCAAGTACGGCGACCGGGACAGCGGCGTCTGGGACGACAAGGCCTACGACTACAGCGCCGCCTTCCAGATGTCCTTCGACCTCGACAAGGAAACCTCCCTCGATTACCGCAGGAGCGCCATGACCCACGCCATGGTCATCACCGGCGTGAATCTGGACGAGGCGGGAAAGCCCACCAAGTGGAAGATCGAGAACAGCTGGGCCGACGAGCACGGCGACAAGGGCTACTATCTGATGAGCGACAGCTGGTTCGATCTGTACGTCTATCAGGCGGTCATCCATAAAAAGTACCTGTCCGAAACCCTGCTCACCGAATGGGAAAGCGAGCCCGTTCACCTCAATCCCTGGGATCCCATGGGTTCCCTGGCCCGATAA